GGCTATTCACTCGTCTGAAGCCGTTGCTTAAAGGAATGAAGACGAATGCTGAAGTTGAAGAGCTAGAAAGAAAAGTTAAGGTAAATTCAGTTTTTgtttatcattgttattattattaatttcaataacaaataaaaacactgacttcatatATCGAGTGTCACgccaagtcattgtttaggccaacactcgttccaaaaacctcaacgattaagaattccagtaaaacgcgttggcgcatcccaagtggattgatacgccagtgactttatatTTTGACCTCTATTAATTTCGATTATTCACTAGATCAGAGATAACCCTTTTACGACAAGGATGAGCCGCAAACTTTTCAACGATTATTTTCTATgtgtttctgattttttcaaagaattttatgGACTTAAAGGGTTTATTATCTTCGAGTAATATTTCATACAAAATGGATcgggaaaaacaacaacatggaCGCGCCAGATGCGCTGTCCTCAATTAGTTAAGAAGGTTATCTTAATGTTAAGGAGTTGGAGGAACTATCAGCTACAGAGGAACAACAACGAAGGAAATATGAGGATGATCTTCGTGTGAAAACCGAACAATTTGAGGAAACACGAGCAGCGctggaaagagagaaaatgttgatggagaaaagaaatcaagaaattgaGGTAACAAACGAATTTTGTGGATTGAACTCGATTTTCCACTTATTCGTACTGCTTCTAGGAAAATCAATAGTTGTTCCCTTTAGGACCTTCATAAACAGCTGAAAACTGAGGCCGAGAGAATCGAAGAGACATCTCGAAAAGCTAAAGAGCTGGAAAGAGATAAGGCAAGAGAAGCAAAGGAATGGGCAGAGAaggtttgaaagaaattttctgctcttaaaaaaaagcgtattcaccagattttccaaaaGGATTGTACTATTAAAAGTAACAGTTACGCATTCttgtacttcaaaagaatttACTCGAGATAAATATTGGCGTAACAAAACGCACATAACTTTGACAATAAAATCACGGAAATGCAGTGACTATTccaaaaaagttcgaaaagaTCGGgagcgttttgttttttcttacacTAGCTTACCTAATCACGCCTTAGTAAGCGGGACTATTGACCCTTTCCTCGCGCGTATGCATGGAGAAATGTTACATTGTTCAACACTAATCTAATTTGATGGAACCGAAAGGCAAGGCACAAACAATCAATATTAGTCGTGTGAATATGCCCACAACATGGCGATGGCCTATTCAGTtatgttcaaaaagaaaactcctaTGGCCAAAGTGTTGTGCCTTTCTGGCCAGTCAAGGTGAAATtaggaggagaagaaaaagaaaatgcagcaagaaaacaaagagcggaacgaaaaataaaatttgctgttaaaaatataaagtcCTTAAAATCCATCACACTAAGGCACCTCTTAGTACCACTTCTTAATTCCCCTAATCCTCCTTTCTCGttgtccttaaaggcatcaccccacgaatctgaggtggtgcagatttcaggtggagtattcgtatacaggatgggagactacggagaggggggtgattccgtccatttcttcctaattgccgtaagaaacggtccggaagatacggcttcattcgttttggcgcaccattttgtacaagaggttcgattggagcgcgccagtcttgtgcggcgccgcatcttccgggtcgttttttgcggcaattagcaagaaatggacggaatcacctccctctccgtagtctcccatcccgtatacgaatactccacctgaaatctgcaccacctcagattcgtggggtgatgcctttaagctacgCTTCACTAATAAAAAAAGCGCACTAAACAACGATAATGTTCAATTTGAGAGAGTAGAAATATGAACAAGTAGCAAAATGAAACAATGACGAGCGTACGGTCGGGTCCAAACGATCTGACTTCTGCTGCGagagtaaaatgtagttgggggaggggggagggggtgggggagaggggcactcagtggtacccttatttctcgaagtaactAATCAAATGAATCGTATCaataaggcctaagcattactCTTAAAGAAtccatgacatgtaaactaaagttactaggagaaaaaagtaagttaaagCGTCGTACATCTTTCttctggtgcagttgcgtaattTGTTGGACTCGAAGTATTGCGGTACGAATATCGCTCACCTTCGATTGGAGGCACTGAAGGTCAAACTGCGACCGCAACCGCTAGGCAACCACGTCGTAAATCAGGTCGCTTTTATCCGAcataagcgaaaaaaataagaaattaaaatgaaaccCAACCAGTTCGAATACTCCAAGCATACAGGACTGCAGCTATCTGACGACGTTGGTTTTCTTGGGCCCCGTTCCTTTACCCGCACGCTCTGTGCTGTTGGTCTGTAGGTCACGGATGCAGTAAATCACGGTGATATCCACGGACCTTCCATATCgcacacttttttgtttcttgtttgcttgttgttgtttttttttgcgtcctGCCACCATTGAAGAAGCATTGCGAGCGTTTTTGGGACTTCCCATCCAGTATTTGTCGATTCAGGAAAAGCAACTGACAACGGAAGCGGAAGCTGAACGTACGAGAGCCAAACACCTTACTGAGAAGCTATCCAATGAATTAAAAACACAACAGGACGAGAATCAGAAACTTATTAGCCAAAGGAAAGCACAGGTAAACATTCTAGCGAACGATATGCGCAGGCATTGTTGTCTGGATTGAGAGTTGTTCAGGAACTGGCAATCACGGAGATCACCGATCGATTGGACGTGCTCCAGGAACGACATGATCGAGCGGAAAGCCAAAAGAAACAATTGCAGGAGAGGTTGGATTCTTCTTTGGAGGAGCTTGTCGTCGAGAAGAGGCGAAAGGATGACTACGCTAGAGGTTAGAGGATCATTTTGATTCATGTGCACCTGTGAGGAAAGGATTTATATGAAGAAATAAGTTCGAAGCTTTGTTGATAACGTTAGCACCTTGTTAGCTCCACTAGGGATATACAGACGAGTCGAAACAGCCTGAAACCAAGTGGAATTGAGTATAGACCCCATCGCATCAATTGTATGCGCCCACTTACGCAATCGCGTAACGTACGGGACAAAATCGTAGGTAAAGGTTCGGTCAAAAAGACTCAATGTTCAAGTCCCATGttcgattttctttgaatcttgtcATTGTTGAGTTGAATCGTGCACTACTTTGTTTGatcagaaccaagattgtcgTTGATCTTCACTCTGACCGACGTCTTCGGCGTCATCTCCTTCTTCAGATCCTGGAAAATCGAAATCACGACTTGATGCTTGTTGAAATTGCGTAAATTGCTCCGCTCTAAGTGCTACGATAGAACTATTGATCGATGCGAGACCCTCTCTTgcagcaatcagacttgaGAGGATCCGAtctcgatcgcagccgctagCTCCGCCATCCACCTCCACCACTTCGATCGCAGCCATTTACGCTGCTCATTAGGCACCGGGacgtttatattatattatacttatactatattatactatatttatCTGCTTCGAAACTGCATTTCGCGAAATTCTACGCCAACTTTATTCTGGATTTAATTTATTCGTTTCAGCCAACAAGAAGCTAGAAAACCAAGCAAGGGCCAATGATGAGCAGTTGAAACTTATTGAACGCGAAAAACACATGCTTGATCTTGATTGTAAACGGTAAGCAAAACGTTGGAATTCATCACAGACTTTGAACACGTCTTCATCTTCATAAAATTTGAGTTTAACTTTTCAGAAAACAAGAGGACATTAAACTTCTCAAACAACGCGCAACCGACGACGCTAATCTCATCCTCAAACTACAAGTGAACATTCGGAAGTTGATTGCACGTATTACAAACTTGGAAGAAGAACTCGAATTGGAGAGGAAAGGAAGGAACAAGGTTATTGTgcctttttttgccttttgtttttgtttttgtttttgcttactACTAACCATCGGTGCTCATCCATTTTGTCGGAGATATTCGGGTCCGGACATTTTACTACATGGTTCCATGCTGTTGTCGTTatgaataatagtaataggGCTGGTTGTTTCATATAGCGAAAGGAAATCCCCACCAGTGGATTCAACccaaacaaaaattatagtcgggtcaaaatgacatgatgCCGGCtgctgttgcgtaagcggctgcgctcgaagcggtgcggtagaggcagcggttgaaatcgaggtgggaccacagcgaaatgcagcgatgggtggcgCTAACAAGGTCCCGCCAAGATCTTAACAGTTACGCttcactgcgccgcttcgagcgtggTCGCTTGTGCAACTgtaccgcgcttcatgtcgttcgaCCCTACGATATCTCCTTGAAGGCGTAGGCGCTCAAATTCCGTCAGAACGAAAGCGATACGCGCGACAACTCATGTGATGATTCTCATGTTAGCCATACACGTTCGATTGAGCTGTTCGAGAGTAAATTAAACCAAGCAGAACCACAAAGAACCTGTTGTCTTCGAATATGACCCAATTATGGGACGTCGTAACTCCCGTAAatacagtcggatcaaaacgacctgacgcTTGATGcaaattgcgtaagcgactacACTCGAAACGGTGCAGCGGGACCCTTACTCATCTCTTCAGTCCAATTGGAATATGctcatggtcccacctcgatcgaaACCGCTCTTGGCCCGATtgtaattaatgtaattttaattaaagtaattaatataatttgaTTGTATTGTGCTATGGATGTGCAGTCTAACGTGAATCAAAATGGATGGGTGCATATATATGGATAATTATTATTCCGTGCGATTCCCATTTTCTGAGcattcgaattttcttttatttttaggcGGAGCACCAACGTGAGGGGCTACAAACCGATATTGATGCGATTCAGTTACAAATGGAAGAGGCCAACGGACGACTTTCAACACAAACTCATCTCTATAAACTCTGTGCTGAAGAGGTTTGGTTTCCCTTATGTATTCAAGTGCTATTTTCCTAAATCCTAACTCTTTGGGATGTCAGAGTGAGAttctaaaattgaattttacgAAAATGGTGCTTCGAAAACCTAAATTTCACGATTTAATCCAATTCGAGTTTTTTTGtgctcttctttatttttctgtagttccatttttgttttcgtttcagaTGTCCACATTAAAACGTGAGATCCagaagaagaatatgtgccATGAATCGTACCTGGCAGATCTGTGCTCCATGCAACACATTACTGTAAATAATCTTAGAGCGCTTAGAAATCAGGTAAGCGTCAACacaagcgctacgatgatttTATTAAGTTCGCGAGAGGTTCAATTAATTACAATCCACAATTTGTACTGCCTCCTAATATTTAAGGCCGCCAACCTAGAATCCGAGGCGAATCGTGTGCTGTCGGCGCGCAACGCTATTGTGGATCTTTCCGCAATCCCACAAATCTATCTAACCGCTGACGATACGGATGGCGAAGGTTCTATATAGATTTTGTGCTGGTGGTTCTTCTCTACTGATTTATCTATAACTCCATTGCTCTTTATTGCTAGAAACCAGTTCTGTATCAAGTAATcagttaatatttttttctccttttcgctAATCATAACTTAATTGCTAGCTCATTGACGACCGCGTGCGTTTCACGTGTTTGACGCGCGATAGCAAAGTAATTTTAAGTAAATGTGAACGCTGgtgcatttttaatttttgcttttctagAAGAAACTTATGTGACTGTTCTGGCGCTTCGCTTTTGTAgttttgttttaattattcTATGTATAACCTACATCAATACTGTACAAGTACAGAAATAATTTGGAACAAATTCGGGAGAAGCGTTGCTCGTTCGTGAGCCACATGGTCGTCAATTgagttgaaattttctaagTCTCACTTTTGCCTCATTTCGTCTACACAAATCCCTTATACTCCATatctcatttttctctcatGATATTGATTGAGTGATCCTCTCCTTTTTGAGtagataataaatataactctaatgttttttttttaaattcaacttcgctattttcttctgtttcctcAGAACATCCCTGCTACCgccttgtatttttttttgtcgaatacCTCAGAAtctgtaataaaataaataataacgttTCCGCTTAGTATGTTGACGACAAGTACCACACAATTCGATCATCGACAAGTACAGTATTCTTTTCTTCGGATATAGACACTATTAATTCAAATTCcggatcaaaacaacatgaagcacggtagaATTGCGgctggctgcgctcgaaatggcgcagTGAgactagcggttgggatcggggtgggaccatcgcgaactgcagccaCGCGTGGTGGTAATATGGATCCttactcgatcctaaccgctacgcttcatcgcaccgcttcgaacgtagccgcttacgcagctgcaccgtgcttcatgtcatattgacccgactatatctccATCCGACAACCGCGGCGCCTCGGCCCGTAGTCTCCCCATTCCTGTGCCATTCCGTACACTCGCACTTCAACAGTTATTGCTTCTATTGGTTGTGCTATTGCATCATCGTTCTATAAATGCTGATGCGTATATCCTGCTTTTATTCCTTTATTGAAGACTCGACATTTCGACTTTTTCATAACATTCTATACACAATGCACCGATCCCCGGCAAAAGACAAAGACATGAAGAATCCTTAGATTTTTTGTTAGAACTCGAATGGAACCACTTATTCTATCATCGCGTGTCTATACTAATAGAACCTACCGTGGAGATGCGAGTAGCAGCATAGCGCTATTAACTTTGCGGATTTGCTGTAAAGTTTTATCT
This window of the Necator americanus strain Aroian chromosome III, whole genome shotgun sequence genome carries:
- a CDS encoding hypothetical protein (NECATOR_CHRIII.G9183.T2), which translates into the protein MEELRDDALTKVILKFQSAVRRYLAQSQYHQLLKQQAAYEIIQQNVRQWTTLRLWPWYRLFTRLKPLLKGMKTNAEVEELERKVKELEELSATEEQQRRKYEDDLRVKTEQFEETRAALEREKMLMEKRNQEIEDLHKQLKTEAERIEETSRKAKELERDKAREAKEWAEKEKQLTTEAEAERTRAKHLTEKLSNELKTQQDENQKLISQRKAQELAITEITDRLDVLQERHDRAESQKKQLQERLDSSLEELVVEKRRKDDYARANKKLENQARANDEQLKLIEREKHMLDLDCKRKQEDIKLLKQRATDDANLILKLQVNIRKLIARITNLEEELELERKGRNKAEHQREGLQTDIDAIQLQMEEANGRLSTQTHLYKLCAEEMSTLKREIQKKNMCHESYLADLCSMQHITVNNLRALRNQAANLESEANRVLSARNAIVDLSAIPQIYLTADDTDGEGSI